The following coding sequences are from one Sylvia atricapilla isolate bSylAtr1 chromosome 15, bSylAtr1.pri, whole genome shotgun sequence window:
- the TMEM130 gene encoding transmembrane protein 130 — MPRLFCALLLLLHLGHGRSPAAELYRLEITNNGPVTTGAQATVQARLRMKNENDTSNLYHFNWIYAPLILIEKSEQQLNSVINVTGEFPGTFPVSVWVTHKNCWLCRPVVRNITVLQITEFITGNLTIAQIEDSRVTTRGSGSSMDTVTRISFSLHDPSLYFKSASFVYNWDFGDGVYQITKEPFVYCNCSSMGNRTVHLKVVAEWEQIGSIIHERETMQKTGDFTTALELLDAVKSVNIVGSRETHVMENLNLSLHINGTPPLALCWLIKSECIPLEGDKCHLVELSGSCYNLSHTFRDAGQYCLSVRVENGVTVLQTYHGIKVRPAGIHPAFFVLLCTALFSVMLILVLYTTFRSNTQQKDLVEVADFDFSPLSDEHRSNHSKSGCGPVCCRSCFLQASREADWESHELLHSLYRPVKMYTL, encoded by the exons ATGCCGCGGCTGTTCTGtgcgctgctgctgctgctgcacctcgGCCACGGTCGCTCCCCGGCCGCAG AGTTGTATCGCCTGGAAATAACCAACAATGGACCCGTCACAACAGGAGCCCAAGCTACTGTTCAGGCCAGGCTAagaatgaagaatgaaaatgaCACATCAAACTTGTATCACTTTAACTGGATTTATGCTCCTCTGATTCTGATAGAGAAATCCGAGCAGCAGTTAAATTCTGTAATTAATGTCACTGGTGAATTTCCTGGCACTTTCCCTGTGTCTGTCTGGGTGACTCACAAAAACTGTTGGTTGTGTCGGCCGGTTGTAAGAAACATCACCGTGCTTCAGATTACAG AATTTATCACAGGGAACCTCACCATTGCCCAGATAGAAGACAGCAGAGTTACCACACGTGGTTCTGGCTCCTCCATGGACACAGTGACCCggatttccttctctcttcatGACCCAAGTCTTTACTTCAAGTCAGCATCATTTGTCTACAACTGGGATTTTGGAGACGG AGTTTACCAGATTACCAAGGAACCCTTTGTCTACTGCAACTGCTCCTCGATGGGGAATCGCACAGTGCATCTGAAGGTCGTGGCTGAATGGGAGCAAATTGGGAGCATCATACACGAAAGAGAAACTATGCAGAAAACTGGGGATTTTAccacagctctggagctcttGG aTGCTGTTAAAAGTGTTAACATAGTGGGCTCCAGAGAGACTCATGTAATGGAAAACTTGAATTTATCTCTTCATATCAATGGCAC CCCACCGCTGGCATTATGCTGGCTTATAAAATCCGAGTGCATTCCACTTGAAGGTGACAAATGCCATCTGGTGGAGCTCAGCGGCTCCTGCTACAACCTCAGCCACACCTTCAGGGACGCGGGACAGTACTGCCTCAGTGTCAGGGTGGAGAATGGTGTGACGGTGCTGCAGACGTACCACGGCATCAAAGTGCGGCCGGCAG GAATCCACCCAGCTTTctttgtcctgctctgcactgctctgtttTCAGTGATGCTGATACTGGTGCTGTACACGACTTTTCGAAGTAACACACAACAAAAAGATCTTGTGGAG GTAGCCGACTTTGACTTTTCTCCACTGTCTGATGAACACCGGTCTAACCATTCCAAGTCGGGCTGTGGCCCAGTATGTTGCAGATCATGTTTTCTTCAAGCATCAAGAGAAGCTGACTGGGAGAGTCATGAACTTCTACATTCACTTTACAGGCCAGTCAAAATGTACACACTGTGA